The genomic DNA GGGATTCCTGGACGGTGTAGAGGAGATTTGATTTGACTCGAAAAACAAAGTGGGCCTGGACCCGGAGGATAGCATGAAGCAGTTGGAAGCACATGTATCCTCGATCTGCAATGTAAGTCACTCCACTTGACCAGAGTATTAAGCATATAGATCAAAAAGTTAACGAAATTAAAACAGAGGGAGACAAAATTGAGGCTGATAATAAAACTACTCGTTGGTGGGTAGTAGGAACTGGTATTGCTGTTATCTTTGGGATCGCTGCAATTTTCTTTTCCTTTGCACAACTTCAAAATTCCTGGATGCAGCAGATTTTCTCTTTTGTGAGCAAAGCACTTTTAAAGTAGTCGGTCCCGAATCGATGCGTCAACATCGATCCAGGGCCTAGACGTCATGGTTTAAACCGAAGCCTTACCACTATTCCCAGATTTGATTTTGATATAGGCGTAAAGCGTAGGTGGAGATACTCCGACGATATTACAGATTTGGCTGACAGTATGCTTTTTTTCCTCGTGAAGCTTCTTGGCCAGGTCAACCCGGACTTTATGAAGGCTCTTGGGCCTTCCACCTCTCCTGCCTCTTAGACTCCTGCTACAATCTGCTCCAATCGGGAAAAATGGTACTTGCCAGAAAGGGCATAAGTTGTTAAAATAAAACACTGGGAATGGATGGGGCACTGGTGGCTTCCCTGGACTTCAAATCCAGTGGCAGGCCCTGACAAGGTCTGCGGTGGGTTCGATTCCCACACATTCCCGCCAGGCATTTTCCCGTGCGGCAAATTCCTTTCTTTCAATGCGGGCTGAAAAACCTGACTGCAAATCTTGACATCTCAGTGGAAACCTGCTATTTTGATTCTCACCTATGGCGTTCGTTATCACTCCGAAAACAGTTCGCATTATGACCTACAACGTCCACAGTTGCATTGGAAGGGACAGAAAAGCATCCCCTTTCCGGATAGCCGAGGTCATTGCGCAGTGCGATCCTGATATTGTTGCCCTTCAGGAGGTCGATGTAGGCCGGGCCCGTACCGGCGGGGTCGATCAGGCCCAGACAATTGCCGATCACCTGAATATGGATTTCCATTTCCATCCGGCCATCAAAATCGAAGAAGAGCGCTATGGCAACGCCATCCTGAGCCGTTATCCGATGCATTTGGCCAGCGCAGGACCGCTTCCGACATTCCCTGCTTTTCGCCCCCTGGAAAAAAGGGGTGCACTGCGGAGCATAGTCAACCTCGGCAGCCGAACGATCCAGGTTATTAATACCCACCTGGGGCTTAACCGCCGTGAGCGGATGGTTCAGGCCGATGCCCTTCTTGGATCGGACTGGCTGACCCATCCGACCTGCCGACCGCCATTTATCATCTGTGGTGATTTCAATGCCATGCCCGGCTCTGCCGTCTACCAAAAGTTCCGGAAAGTGCTGCTTGACGCTCAGCACTGCCTGAGCAGCCGCCGTCCTTCCAATACCTGGCCAACCCTGTACCCTTTTATCCGCATTGATCATGCCTTTATCAGCCCTGAGATTACGGTGCGCCGCATCGAGACCCCCCG from bacterium includes the following:
- a CDS encoding helix-turn-helix domain-containing protein encodes the protein MPHPFPVFYFNNLCPFWQVPFFPIGADCSRSLRGRRGGRPKSLHKVRVDLAKKLHEEKKHTVSQICNIVGVSPPTLYAYIKIKSGNSGKASV
- a CDS encoding endonuclease/exonuclease/phosphatase family protein → MTYNVHSCIGRDRKASPFRIAEVIAQCDPDIVALQEVDVGRARTGGVDQAQTIADHLNMDFHFHPAIKIEEERYGNAILSRYPMHLASAGPLPTFPAFRPLEKRGALRSIVNLGSRTIQVINTHLGLNRRERMVQADALLGSDWLTHPTCRPPFIICGDFNAMPGSAVYQKFRKVLLDAQHCLSSRRPSNTWPTLYPFIRIDHAFISPEITVRRIETPRTPLTRLASDHLPLIIDVHL